One part of the Sporosarcina ureae genome encodes these proteins:
- a CDS encoding amidohydrolase, whose protein sequence is MTNPITYIEQHKNQLLQTYKELHALAEPSWQEQQTSRYLQDKLSSAGLTITTYTGHHGFIAEIAGKKEGVIALRADMDALVQEVHGEVIANHSCGHDAHSTMTLYTALALKEIEENLHHTIRFIFQPAEELAEGALQMMKEGVLDDVLFLGGLHVRPHTEVPFGKSAPVILHGSSATIVGTITGTPAHAARPEEGNNPIEAASSLIQSLRQIRLLGNKKFSIKMTELHGGETSNSIPASARFTLDVRAETNDTMDSLLAKARHIIQHTAALTETEIMYEEEGYSPAATENATAVRLAQQAIGSVLGEENVEGPCISQGAEDFHFYTWKTPDIPATMIGLGCDLKPGLHHPQMSFNTDALIYGAQILTELLLNADREL, encoded by the coding sequence ATGACTAACCCAATAACCTACATTGAACAGCATAAGAATCAACTCCTACAAACCTATAAAGAACTACACGCCCTCGCCGAACCCAGCTGGCAAGAACAGCAGACATCCCGATATTTACAAGATAAGCTTTCGTCTGCAGGATTGACTATTACTACGTATACAGGGCATCACGGATTTATTGCGGAGATCGCTGGTAAAAAGGAAGGCGTTATCGCGTTGCGCGCTGATATGGATGCATTAGTGCAGGAAGTCCATGGTGAAGTGATAGCTAACCATTCTTGCGGACACGACGCACATAGTACGATGACTCTATATACGGCACTCGCTTTAAAAGAAATTGAAGAGAATTTACATCATACGATCCGCTTCATTTTCCAGCCAGCAGAAGAGTTAGCAGAAGGCGCGTTGCAAATGATGAAAGAAGGCGTGCTCGATGATGTATTGTTCCTAGGCGGCTTGCACGTGCGTCCTCACACGGAAGTTCCTTTCGGTAAATCAGCACCCGTAATCTTGCATGGCTCATCAGCGACCATTGTAGGAACGATTACGGGCACACCAGCGCATGCGGCGAGACCTGAAGAAGGCAATAATCCGATTGAAGCAGCGAGTTCTCTCATCCAGTCACTGCGTCAAATTAGATTACTTGGGAATAAAAAGTTTTCTATCAAAATGACAGAGTTGCACGGCGGCGAGACGAGCAACTCTATACCAGCCAGTGCGCGATTTACGCTCGATGTTCGTGCCGAAACGAATGACACAATGGATTCTTTACTGGCAAAAGCTCGCCACATCATCCAACACACTGCCGCGTTGACAGAGACGGAGATTATGTACGAAGAAGAGGGCTATTCCCCTGCCGCTACAGAAAATGCAACGGCTGTACGACTAGCCCAGCAAGCAATTGGTTCTGTACTGGGAGAAGAAAATGTAGAGGGTCCTTGTATTTCTCAAGGCGCAGAAGATTTTCACTTCTACACATGGAAAACACCTGATATTCCCGCCACGATGATTGGACTTGGTTGTGATTTGAAACCAGGCTTGCATCATCCGCAGATGTCGTTCAATACCGATGCCTTAATTTATGGCGCACAAATATTAACCGAACTATTGCTGAATGCGGATCGAGAATTATGA
- a CDS encoding BCCT family transporter, translated as MKKISKVFYITIVLIVIAVGYGVINPVHFEEITSAGKAFVASTFGWYYMLIMTALLLLSIFMIFSPYGKIRLGKDTDRPQFSTITWIAMLFSAGMGIGLVFYGAAEPLSHYAVPATEDALTPAAFKESMRKTFLHYGLHIWALYGMVALALAYFQFRKGEPGLISATLKPIFGEKVKGPLGTVIDVLAVFATAFGVATSLGLGAVQINAGLDYLFGFTIGIQSQIIIVTVVTVLFIGSAWSGLSRGIRYLSNINLILAVALLGLILILGPTLLILNMFTDTVGGYFTHLIDMSMGTAPLNGENRGWLDGWTIFYWAWWISWSPFVSMFIARVSKGRTIREFMAGVLLVPSFFGFLWFSTFGTTAIEMQNNGIADLASLDIEVVAFEMFNAMPLSLVLSLFAILLVTSFFITSADSATYVLGMQSTYGSLTPPNSVKVIWGIIVSTIALILLSAGGLLALQNTIIIAALPFSFVILLMMYALFKSMNEELYKMK; from the coding sequence ATGAAGAAAATTTCAAAAGTATTTTACATTACTATTGTGTTAATCGTAATAGCGGTTGGCTATGGAGTAATAAATCCAGTCCATTTTGAGGAAATTACGTCAGCTGGTAAAGCTTTTGTAGCATCTACTTTTGGTTGGTACTACATGTTGATCATGACAGCTCTATTGTTACTTAGTATATTTATGATATTCAGCCCATACGGTAAAATCCGGTTGGGAAAAGATACAGATCGTCCGCAATTCTCTACAATAACATGGATCGCGATGTTGTTCTCGGCTGGGATGGGAATCGGACTAGTGTTTTATGGTGCCGCAGAACCTTTATCCCACTATGCAGTACCTGCAACTGAGGACGCACTAACACCAGCTGCTTTTAAAGAGTCTATGCGGAAAACATTTTTACACTATGGTCTACACATCTGGGCTCTCTATGGAATGGTCGCTTTGGCTTTGGCATACTTCCAGTTTAGAAAAGGTGAACCAGGCCTAATTTCGGCAACATTGAAGCCGATCTTTGGAGAAAAAGTAAAAGGTCCTTTAGGGACTGTCATTGATGTACTTGCAGTATTTGCAACAGCATTCGGTGTAGCAACATCACTCGGATTGGGTGCCGTTCAAATTAACGCAGGTTTGGACTACTTATTTGGTTTCACGATAGGTATCCAGTCACAAATTATTATCGTAACCGTCGTAACTGTTCTATTTATCGGATCAGCTTGGTCGGGACTAAGTAGAGGGATTCGCTATTTGTCCAATATCAACTTAATTTTGGCGGTAGCACTTTTGGGATTAATCCTAATTCTTGGACCTACTTTACTCATCCTGAATATGTTCACTGATACTGTAGGTGGCTATTTTACACATCTCATCGATATGAGTATGGGTACGGCTCCACTTAACGGAGAAAATCGTGGATGGTTAGATGGATGGACAATCTTCTACTGGGCTTGGTGGATTTCTTGGTCACCATTTGTCAGTATGTTCATTGCACGTGTTTCTAAAGGACGTACGATTCGTGAATTTATGGCAGGCGTTTTGCTTGTTCCTTCATTCTTCGGTTTCCTATGGTTCTCTACATTCGGTACAACAGCAATTGAAATGCAGAACAATGGAATAGCAGATTTGGCGTCATTGGATATTGAAGTTGTCGCATTCGAAATGTTTAATGCAATGCCATTATCATTAGTATTATCACTGTTTGCAATTCTTTTAGTCACGTCGTTCTTTATCACATCGGCTGACTCAGCAACTTACGTGTTAGGTATGCAGTCGACGTATGGTTCGTTGACACCACCAAACTCTGTGAAGGTAATCTGGGGCATTATTGTTTCGACAATCGCATTGATTTTGCTTTCTGCAGGTGGACTTCTTGCTTTGCAGAATACAATTATTATAGCGGCCTTGCCGTTCTCGTTCGTTATTTTATTGATGATGTATGCGTTATTCAAGTCAATGAATGAAGAGTTATATAAAATGAAATAA
- a CDS encoding DUF4179 domain-containing protein: MYETEEEQLKRLKDRLDQQQLPLSEADQAIRQGMERARREKRESRRRRKRFFGSVAVVALLLLTFITSIRVSPVFANAVASIPGLEKFVELIAMDKGLDAAIQNDYYQEIGATQTIDDKTLTVDGVILDESGINIFYTIASDHSLKGLRVDYINLQAEGIPEGSFSYGNMIDEGENYTYKDRIDYQFGEQYTSHNQSFDLEVAIKLKGEVTVFTVRFTVPEQVKPSEVYSIDKEVEIKGQKFWIEDITISPLRVGVKVSIDPDNTMKILQFEDMRLEDEKGEVWGSIRNGTTAFGGEDGKSTYFLQSNYFSKPEKLYLRINKVQAIRAEDAFAEVNTETGEWINQPEDQKIQLLESTKHHAEFIMNHTGDEEFPFFFIGSAVDANGKEVESPSTGKYSDGEATHWDLNFDRTDYVNPLKLELFAYPNYLEGDIKLELK, from the coding sequence ATGTATGAGACAGAAGAAGAGCAGTTGAAGCGACTGAAAGACCGTTTGGATCAACAGCAACTACCTTTATCTGAAGCTGATCAAGCGATCCGTCAAGGCATGGAAAGGGCGCGGCGAGAAAAGCGAGAGAGTAGAAGGAGACGAAAGAGATTCTTCGGAAGTGTAGCGGTTGTAGCATTGTTGCTTCTGACATTCATTACGTCTATTCGCGTATCTCCTGTCTTCGCCAATGCAGTAGCTTCCATTCCAGGTCTGGAAAAGTTCGTGGAATTGATTGCGATGGATAAAGGGCTCGATGCGGCGATTCAAAACGACTATTATCAAGAAATCGGAGCGACTCAAACGATTGACGACAAAACACTGACGGTAGATGGCGTCATTTTAGATGAGTCGGGAATTAATATTTTCTATACAATTGCATCCGATCATTCATTGAAAGGCTTACGAGTCGACTATATCAATTTACAAGCGGAAGGAATTCCCGAAGGCAGCTTTTCTTATGGGAATATGATAGATGAAGGAGAGAATTATACGTACAAAGATCGTATAGATTATCAGTTTGGTGAACAATATACTTCGCACAATCAGTCATTTGATTTGGAAGTAGCCATCAAATTGAAAGGCGAAGTAACGGTGTTTACTGTACGGTTTACTGTGCCTGAACAAGTTAAGCCAAGTGAGGTCTATTCAATAGATAAAGAAGTAGAAATCAAAGGACAGAAGTTTTGGATTGAAGACATTACGATATCCCCATTACGAGTAGGTGTAAAAGTTTCTATTGATCCAGATAATACAATGAAAATTTTACAATTCGAGGATATGCGATTGGAAGATGAAAAAGGCGAGGTGTGGGGATCTATTCGAAACGGTACGACAGCGTTCGGTGGGGAGGATGGGAAGTCTACGTATTTCCTGCAAAGCAATTATTTCTCAAAACCCGAAAAACTGTATTTGCGCATCAATAAAGTGCAGGCAATACGAGCAGAGGATGCCTTTGCGGAAGTGAACACGGAAACGGGTGAATGGATCAATCAGCCAGAAGATCAAAAGATTCAGTTGTTAGAATCCACCAAACATCATGCTGAATTCATCATGAATCATACGGGTGATGAGGAATTTCCGTTTTTCTTTATTGGATCTGCGGTTGATGCAAACGGGAAAGAGGTGGAAAGCCCTTCAACAGGTAAATATAGTGATGGAGAAGCAACGCATTGGGATTTGAACTTTGATCGGACCGATTATGTAAATCCATTGAAGCTAGAATTATTTGCTTACCCGAATTATCTTGAAGGTGATATTAAATTAGAGTTGAAATAA
- the pgeF gene encoding peptidoglycan editing factor PgeF yields the protein MKTVIYQGHDNLLLGMTMKDCSEPESNNTALHACISKEDVLHNRQQLARDLQCGVKDFVFANQTHSANFHKVTTQDRGKGALRQDTAIADTDALYTFEPNIVLCSLTADCVPVLFYSDDSTLIGAIHSGWQGTVKEITLKLFRHLQHYENCDMSHIHVQIGAALSQEKFEVDEDVYKKFHELRYADEWISYNQDTKKYHIDNQLIVKKQCELAGIPDAHITIDRTCTYLSPHGFSYRQDKQAGRHVSFIKRIT from the coding sequence ATGAAAACTGTCATCTATCAAGGACATGACAATTTACTACTTGGCATGACGATGAAAGACTGTAGTGAACCCGAGTCTAACAACACTGCCTTGCACGCATGTATTTCCAAGGAAGACGTACTGCATAATCGTCAACAATTGGCTCGTGATTTGCAGTGTGGAGTGAAAGACTTCGTATTTGCCAATCAAACACATAGCGCAAACTTTCATAAAGTGACAACTCAAGATCGAGGGAAAGGTGCGTTGCGGCAAGACACGGCAATAGCTGACACCGATGCACTGTATACCTTTGAACCCAATATTGTACTTTGTAGCTTAACGGCAGATTGCGTGCCTGTCTTATTTTACAGTGACGATAGCACATTGATTGGAGCCATTCATTCAGGATGGCAAGGCACTGTGAAAGAAATTACTTTGAAGTTATTCCGCCACTTACAGCATTATGAAAACTGTGATATGAGTCATATTCATGTCCAAATTGGTGCAGCACTTAGTCAGGAGAAATTTGAAGTGGATGAGGATGTCTACAAAAAGTTCCACGAGCTTCGCTATGCCGACGAGTGGATTTCTTATAATCAGGATACAAAAAAATATCACATCGATAATCAACTGATCGTGAAAAAACAATGTGAGCTAGCAGGAATACCCGATGCTCACATTACGATCGATCGTACTTGTACGTATCTGAGTCCACACGGCTTCTCTTATCGCCAAGACAAGCAGGCAGGCCGTCATGTCAGTTTTATTAAACGAATAACCTAA
- a CDS encoding RNA polymerase sigma factor, which yields MKVNEKELHIKAIAGDDDAFLAVMQLYKEPLLRTALAFLRNENDAIEALQEVTYRAYKKIATVKDSNYLKTWLIRIMMNYCQDQLKLRKRFTVDASGLETVSAEDISYLEMREALATLSNEEQRLIYLKYFQEVKIKDIAQSENIPEGTVKSRLHKTMHTLRSYFEDKGGSDHV from the coding sequence ATGAAGGTTAATGAAAAAGAGTTGCATATAAAAGCAATAGCCGGCGATGATGACGCGTTTCTGGCTGTGATGCAACTATATAAGGAACCGCTTCTGCGGACAGCCTTGGCTTTTCTGCGAAATGAAAATGACGCGATCGAAGCACTACAGGAAGTAACGTATCGCGCATATAAAAAAATTGCGACAGTGAAAGATTCGAATTATCTCAAGACGTGGCTCATTCGGATTATGATGAATTACTGCCAAGATCAGTTAAAACTACGTAAACGATTCACTGTAGACGCCAGTGGATTGGAGACTGTATCCGCAGAGGATATTTCGTATCTTGAAATGAGGGAAGCGTTAGCTACGTTATCTAATGAAGAGCAACGATTAATTTATTTAAAATATTTTCAGGAAGTGAAAATTAAAGATATTGCACAATCGGAAAATATTCCAGAGGGCACAGTGAAGTCCAGGCTTCATAAGACGATGCATACGCTGAGGTCATACTTTGAAGATAAAGGGGGTAGTGATCATGTATGA